A region of Sulfuricella denitrificans skB26 DNA encodes the following proteins:
- a CDS encoding response regulator, whose product MKNEFISTVSHELRTPLTSIRGSLGLIAGGVAGELPPQLKALVDIAHKNSERLILLVNDILDMEKIESGKIEFQLKPVELMPLLRQALESNRAYGEQFEVSYELESDLPGIMLNVDANRLMQVLANLLSNAAKFSPAGDKVMVEVTHTGNRIRVAVKDHGSGIPEQFRDRIFQKFAQADSSDTRKKGGTGLGLSITKVLVEQMGGSIGFDSEPDVLTNFYVDFPVWQETAVFASGLNGKEKRVLICEDDRDIAALLRLMLEQNGLAADIAYDAEQAKKMLAQGKYVAMTLDLALPDQDGISLIRELRESKEASVLPIVVVSAKAVEGRQELDGEAISVIDWISKPINQDQLVLALKQVMGQQADSQPRVLQVEDDPDIFRVVQSIVGEVAHLDHASTLAEARQLLGRCRYDLVILDLGLPDGSGKDLLPLLNGASPPIPVMVFSASEMGLESEKEVDNALVKARTSNEMLLATIKQLIGVQ is encoded by the coding sequence ATGAAAAATGAATTCATTTCTACCGTCAGTCACGAGTTGCGTACACCCCTGACTTCGATTCGCGGCTCTCTTGGGCTGATCGCCGGGGGGGTGGCGGGAGAACTGCCTCCTCAGCTCAAGGCGTTGGTGGACATCGCGCACAAGAACAGCGAGCGCCTGATCCTGCTGGTCAACGACATCCTCGATATGGAAAAAATTGAATCTGGCAAGATCGAGTTTCAACTCAAGCCGGTGGAGTTGATGCCACTGTTGCGTCAGGCACTGGAATCAAACCGGGCCTACGGTGAACAGTTTGAGGTGAGCTACGAACTTGAAAGTGATCTGCCGGGCATCATGTTGAACGTGGATGCCAACCGCTTGATGCAAGTTCTGGCCAACCTGTTATCCAATGCCGCCAAGTTTTCTCCTGCGGGAGACAAAGTGATGGTTGAGGTTACTCATACGGGCAACCGTATTCGTGTGGCGGTGAAGGATCATGGCAGTGGTATCCCGGAGCAGTTCCGTGACCGGATTTTCCAGAAATTTGCCCAGGCGGATTCGTCTGACACTCGCAAGAAGGGGGGGACAGGACTGGGCCTTTCCATTACGAAGGTGCTCGTCGAACAGATGGGTGGCAGCATAGGCTTCGATTCAGAACCCGATGTGCTGACCAATTTCTATGTTGATTTTCCGGTTTGGCAAGAGACTGCTGTTTTCGCATCCGGCTTGAACGGGAAGGAAAAGCGGGTGCTGATTTGCGAGGATGATCGCGACATAGCTGCATTGCTTCGGCTGATGCTGGAGCAGAACGGGTTGGCAGCCGATATTGCCTATGATGCAGAGCAGGCAAAGAAAATGTTGGCACAGGGTAAGTACGTCGCGATGACGCTTGACCTGGCCCTGCCGGATCAGGATGGGATCTCGCTGATTCGCGAGCTTCGTGAGTCAAAGGAGGCCTCTGTTTTGCCGATCGTGGTGGTTTCGGCCAAGGCAGTCGAGGGCCGTCAGGAATTGGACGGAGAAGCCATCAGTGTGATTGACTGGATCAGCAAGCCGATTAATCAGGATCAGCTGGTACTGGCGTTGAAACAGGTGATGGGGCAACAGGCCGACAGCCAGCCCCGAGTGCTGCAAGTCGAGGATGACCCGGATATTTTTCGGGTGGTACAAAGTATCGTGGGCGAAGTAGCTCACCTGGACCATGCCTCTACCTTGGCCGAGGCGAGGCAACTGCTTGGGCGGTGCCGTTATGACCTGGTGATCCTTGACCTCGGTTTGCCAGATGGCTCAGGTAAGGACCTGCTACCCTTGTTGAATGGCGCTTCGCCACCGATCCCGGTGATGGTGTTCTCGGCCAGTGAAATGGGATTGGAAAGCGAGAAGGAAGTGGACAATGCGCTGGTAAAAGCGCGCACCAGCAACGAGATGTTGCTGGCAACGATTAAACAACTGATTGGAGTGCAGTAG